In Microlunatus antarcticus, a single genomic region encodes these proteins:
- a CDS encoding phosphoketolase family protein has product MTQLASMGGDTSADFDDAGGGPTIAPTPYELGTPPGVLDPEELRLVDAWWRAANYLAVGQIYLMANPLLREPLQAEHVKPRLLGHFGTVPGLNLAYVHANRLIKERDLDAVFVAGPGHGGPGPNACAWLEGTYSELYSHIPQDARGMQSFFHQFSFPGGVPSHCAPETPGSFHEGGELGYSLLHAYGAALDSPDLTVFCVVGDGEAETGPLAGSWHAAKFIDPARDGAVLPILALNEFKIANPTILARIPESELFELMRGYGYDPHIVSGDDPGTVHQAFAETLETCLDKIAAIQQQARSAPSELGPDSSAPAWPMIVMRTPKGWTCPPEVDGQRVEGTFRAHQVPLPSAHTDSKHRAVLEQWMKAYRPEELFDDEGRPVPELLALPPTGTRRMSDNPVANGGMLRDLQLPDWRDYGVDVPAPGVQSHEATRVLGGWLRDVTKNNPTNFLTMAPDELASNRLQDILEVTGRKWEIGEGPFDERLDRSGRVIEVLSEHMCEGLLEGYLLSGRHGAFTCYEAFIHIVDSMFNQHAKWLQTSAQVPWRRPIASLNYLLSSHVWRQDHNGLTHQDPGFLDVVLNKDPSVVRIYLPPDANTLLSTFDHCLRSRHYVNVVVAGKQPQFDYLSVEDAALHCARGAGIWEWASNKDDVSTLPDVVLASAGEVPTLEVLAAASILRERLPDLRVRVVNVVDLMRLLPEAEHPHGMPDREFDTLFTATQPVIFAFHGYPWLVHRLTYRRTNHNQFHVRGYKERGTTTTPFDMVMLNDLDRFHLVMDVIDRVPALGARCAGLRQEMEDARLRARTYTREHGMDDPAVSSWTWQG; this is encoded by the coding sequence ATGACACAGCTGGCCAGCATGGGTGGAGACACCTCCGCGGACTTCGACGACGCCGGCGGTGGTCCGACGATCGCGCCGACGCCGTACGAGCTGGGCACGCCACCGGGGGTGCTCGACCCCGAGGAGCTCCGGCTGGTCGACGCCTGGTGGCGGGCCGCGAACTACCTCGCGGTCGGCCAGATCTACCTCATGGCCAACCCCCTGCTGCGCGAGCCGCTGCAGGCCGAGCACGTGAAGCCGCGGCTGCTCGGCCACTTCGGCACCGTGCCCGGGCTCAACCTCGCGTACGTCCACGCGAACCGGCTGATCAAGGAACGCGACCTCGACGCCGTCTTCGTCGCCGGTCCCGGGCACGGCGGCCCCGGCCCGAACGCGTGCGCCTGGCTCGAGGGCACCTACTCCGAGCTCTACAGCCACATCCCGCAGGACGCGCGCGGCATGCAGTCGTTCTTCCACCAGTTCTCCTTCCCGGGCGGCGTCCCGAGCCACTGCGCGCCCGAGACCCCCGGCTCGTTCCACGAGGGCGGCGAGCTCGGCTACTCGCTGCTGCACGCGTACGGCGCCGCGCTCGACAGCCCGGACCTGACCGTCTTCTGCGTGGTCGGCGACGGCGAGGCCGAGACCGGACCGCTGGCCGGCAGCTGGCACGCGGCCAAGTTCATCGACCCGGCGCGCGACGGCGCGGTGCTGCCGATCCTGGCCCTCAACGAGTTCAAGATCGCCAACCCGACGATCCTCGCGCGCATCCCCGAGTCCGAGCTGTTCGAGCTGATGCGCGGCTACGGCTACGACCCGCACATCGTCTCCGGCGACGACCCGGGCACCGTGCACCAGGCGTTCGCGGAGACGCTCGAGACCTGCCTCGACAAGATCGCGGCCATCCAGCAGCAGGCGCGCAGCGCGCCGTCGGAGCTCGGTCCGGACAGCTCGGCCCCGGCCTGGCCCATGATCGTCATGCGGACCCCGAAGGGCTGGACGTGCCCGCCCGAGGTCGACGGCCAGCGCGTGGAGGGGACGTTCCGCGCCCACCAGGTGCCGCTCCCCAGCGCGCACACCGACAGCAAGCACCGCGCCGTCCTCGAGCAGTGGATGAAGGCCTACCGGCCCGAGGAGCTCTTCGACGACGAGGGTCGCCCGGTCCCCGAGCTGCTCGCCCTGCCCCCGACCGGCACCCGGCGGATGAGCGACAACCCGGTAGCGAACGGCGGCATGCTGCGCGACCTGCAGCTGCCCGACTGGCGCGACTACGGGGTCGACGTCCCGGCCCCGGGCGTCCAGTCGCACGAGGCCACGCGGGTGCTCGGCGGCTGGCTGCGCGACGTGACGAAGAACAACCCGACGAACTTCCTGACCATGGCGCCCGACGAGCTGGCCAGCAACCGGCTCCAGGACATCCTCGAGGTGACCGGCCGCAAGTGGGAGATCGGGGAGGGCCCGTTCGACGAGCGCCTCGACCGCTCCGGGCGGGTGATCGAGGTCCTGTCCGAGCACATGTGCGAGGGGCTGCTGGAGGGCTACCTGCTCAGCGGCCGGCACGGGGCCTTCACCTGCTACGAGGCGTTCATCCACATCGTCGACTCGATGTTCAACCAGCACGCGAAGTGGCTGCAGACCAGCGCGCAGGTGCCGTGGCGGCGCCCGATCGCGAGCCTGAACTACCTGCTCAGCTCGCACGTGTGGCGCCAGGACCACAACGGCCTCACCCACCAGGACCCGGGCTTCCTCGACGTGGTGCTCAACAAGGACCCGTCCGTGGTGCGGATCTACCTGCCGCCGGACGCCAACACGCTGCTGTCGACCTTCGACCACTGCCTGCGGTCGCGGCACTACGTGAACGTCGTCGTCGCGGGCAAGCAGCCGCAGTTCGACTACCTGTCGGTGGAGGACGCCGCCCTGCACTGCGCGCGCGGCGCCGGGATCTGGGAGTGGGCCAGCAACAAGGACGACGTCAGCACGCTGCCGGACGTGGTGCTGGCGAGCGCCGGGGAGGTGCCGACGCTGGAGGTGCTGGCCGCCGCGTCGATCCTGCGGGAGCGCCTGCCCGACCTGCGCGTGCGCGTGGTCAACGTCGTCGACCTCATGCGGCTCCTGCCCGAGGCCGAGCACCCGCACGGGATGCCCGACCGTGAGTTCGACACACTCTTCACCGCGACGCAGCCGGTCATCTTCGCCTTCCACGGCTACCCGTGGCTGGTGCACCGCCTGACCTACCGCCGCACCAACCACAACCAGTTCCACGTGCGTGGCTACAAGGAACGCGGCACGACGACCACGCCGTTCGACATGGTCATGCTGAACGACCTCGACCGCTTCCACCTGGTCATGGACGTGATCGACCGGGTTCCTGCGCTGGGCGCGCGGTGCGCCGGGCTCCGCCAGGAGATGGAGGACGCGCGCCTGCGCGCTCGCACCTACACCCGCGAGCACGGCATGGACGACCCCGCCGTCTCCAGCTGGACCTGGCAGGGCTGA
- a CDS encoding glycosyltransferase family 9 protein encodes MTGLRRILVVELLGGFGDVLLLLPAVHALARSHPAAELTVLTFTPGDALLAHDPLVARVVGTSDHADGAPRRAVEAELDAAEAAGSAYDLVVTTTTYDGIADLCAARAPQAVTNLWRSPPTDERIDRRFLRLLAADGLVDPAYADEPLVITLTERERAAARTRLQDFWAVDDTTGRSRVRSSPVVLVPGSGMRVKEWPAERWAELAARAGAAGRPVLTAGVAGSAPVPGTFLLPPGDLRALAAHLAVVGERGGVVVGGDTGPVRLATAVGAYAVGLFGPTVVGRYGLDPRFGASLQGLPGCEVRRPLAITEQECWWSARCPLTGDDPACLADLGVEEVAAAVLTPRVRFERSP; translated from the coding sequence GTGACGGGGCTCCGGCGGATCCTGGTCGTCGAGCTGCTCGGCGGCTTCGGCGACGTGCTGCTCCTCCTGCCCGCGGTGCACGCCCTCGCCCGCAGCCACCCCGCCGCCGAGCTGACCGTCCTCACCTTCACGCCCGGCGACGCGCTGCTGGCCCACGACCCGCTCGTCGCGCGGGTCGTCGGCACGAGCGACCACGCCGACGGCGCTCCCCGTCGGGCCGTCGAGGCCGAGCTCGACGCGGCCGAGGCGGCGGGGAGCGCGTACGACCTCGTCGTCACCACGACCACGTACGACGGCATCGCCGACCTCTGCGCAGCCCGGGCACCGCAGGCGGTCACCAACCTGTGGCGCTCCCCGCCCACCGACGAGCGGATCGACCGCCGGTTCCTCCGGCTGCTGGCCGCCGACGGCCTCGTGGACCCCGCGTACGCCGACGAGCCGCTCGTGATCACCCTCACCGAGCGAGAGCGAGCCGCAGCGCGCACCCGGCTGCAAGACTTCTGGGCGGTTGACGACACCACAGGTCGTTCCCGCGTCAGAAGTTCGCCAGTCGTCCTGGTGCCCGGGTCCGGGATGCGGGTCAAGGAGTGGCCGGCCGAGCGCTGGGCCGAGCTCGCTGCCCGGGCCGGGGCGGCGGGCCGGCCTGTGCTCACGGCCGGGGTCGCGGGCAGCGCACCCGTCCCCGGAACCTTCCTCCTCCCGCCCGGTGACCTGCGCGCGCTCGCCGCGCACCTGGCCGTCGTCGGCGAGCGCGGCGGGGTCGTGGTCGGCGGGGACACCGGGCCGGTGCGCCTCGCGACGGCGGTCGGTGCGTACGCCGTCGGCCTCTTCGGTCCCACCGTGGTCGGACGCTACGGGCTCGACCCGCGGTTCGGGGCGTCGCTGCAGGGCCTGCCCGGCTGCGAGGTCCGGCGCCCGCTGGCCATCACCGAGCAGGAGTGCTGGTGGTCGGCGCGCTGCCCGCTCACCGGGGACGACCCGGCCTGCCTGGCCGACCTGGGCGTCGAGGAGGTCGCGGCGGCTGTCCTCACACCGCGCGTTCGCTTCGAACGGTCGCCGTAG
- a CDS encoding glycosyltransferase → MRVALVCGTYAPERDGVADYVRRLATELRAADPATDVVVAARVAEPGSAATEAFPVTPDWSARNVHRAARALDGLGVDLVHVQWAPSAYGWSGAVGALPAFLRTPVVTTLHEYGGWAWPAWVPPRVWPTLERGGRRDRESGLLGPRSRALVVTNEGHASLVRSRLHREPTLIPIGPNVPGPAPDAAAARARVRDRVRGRLGLADGVPLLVFFGFVHPVKGVRELVDATALLRDAGVDVHVEVAGGFASLALPGAEARSFRAEVEQRIADRGVGDRVRLTGWVDGSAVSELLSAADAVVLPFTAGVTTKSGSLLAALEHGAPVLATVADTRDPALVDGVTVLDVAARRDPAAIAAAVRRLLDDPALAGTVARRGEALAAGRGWATIAARHRAVYDSALGT, encoded by the coding sequence GTGCGCGTCGCCCTGGTCTGCGGGACCTACGCGCCCGAGCGCGACGGCGTGGCCGACTACGTCCGCCGCCTGGCCACCGAGCTCCGGGCCGCCGACCCGGCGACCGACGTCGTCGTGGCCGCACGCGTCGCCGAGCCCGGCTCCGCGGCCACGGAGGCGTTCCCGGTCACGCCGGACTGGTCCGCGCGGAACGTCCACCGCGCCGCCCGCGCGCTCGACGGCCTGGGCGTCGACCTCGTGCACGTGCAGTGGGCCCCCTCCGCGTACGGGTGGTCGGGTGCGGTCGGCGCGCTGCCCGCGTTCCTGCGGACGCCGGTCGTCACGACGCTCCACGAGTACGGCGGGTGGGCCTGGCCCGCGTGGGTTCCGCCGCGGGTGTGGCCGACCCTGGAACGTGGCGGTCGCCGCGACCGGGAGAGCGGGCTCCTCGGGCCGCGGAGCCGGGCGCTGGTCGTGACGAACGAGGGTCACGCGAGCCTGGTGCGGAGCCGGCTGCACCGCGAGCCGACCCTGATCCCCATCGGCCCGAACGTCCCCGGTCCGGCGCCCGACGCCGCCGCCGCCCGGGCTCGGGTGCGGGACCGCGTACGGGGCCGGCTCGGTCTGGCCGACGGGGTGCCGCTGCTGGTGTTCTTCGGCTTCGTGCACCCGGTCAAGGGTGTGCGTGAGCTCGTCGACGCGACCGCCCTGCTGCGCGACGCGGGGGTCGACGTGCACGTGGAGGTGGCGGGCGGCTTCGCCTCGCTCGCGCTGCCGGGCGCCGAGGCGCGGTCGTTCCGCGCGGAGGTCGAGCAGCGCATCGCGGACCGCGGGGTCGGCGACCGCGTACGGCTGACCGGCTGGGTCGACGGCTCCGCCGTGTCGGAGCTGCTGTCCGCGGCCGACGCCGTGGTGCTGCCGTTCACGGCGGGCGTGACCACCAAGAGCGGGTCGCTGCTGGCCGCGCTGGAGCACGGAGCACCCGTGCTCGCCACCGTCGCCGACACCCGCGACCCCGCGCTGGTCGACGGCGTCACGGTCCTCGACGTCGCCGCACGGCGCGACCCGGCGGCGATCGCCGCGGCGGTCCGGCGCCTGCTCGACGACCCGGCGCTCGCGGGGACGGTGGCGCGGCGCGGCGAGGCGCTGGCGGCCGGCCGCGGCTGGGCCACGATCGCGGCGAGGCACCGCGCCGTCTACGACTCGGCGCTCGGGACGTGA
- a CDS encoding glycosyltransferase, with protein MPAPDPASSTSRTTGTSLLRGAVPHRDDLDVLIPTRDRAAALAVTLAGLLSQDLTARLVLADQTPGSSSVEQPEIASLLSVMRLRGWEVEVDHRQEPGRGVTEQRQHLLDRARRTYLLMLDDDVLLERWVLRQLIEAMDVLGCGFVGMAHAAASYLDDVRPAELETFELWPGGQVEPERVRKGDPGWERWRLHNAANVQHLLDRLPPGALDARGWAAYKVAWVAGCVLFRSDALREVGGYGFWADLPHNLRGEDVVTQLQVAERFGGAGLLPSGAWHLELPTSIEDRGVDAYAAVLED; from the coding sequence GTGCCGGCCCCCGATCCTGCCTCGTCCACGAGCCGGACGACGGGAACCTCGCTGCTGCGGGGCGCCGTCCCGCACCGCGACGACCTCGACGTGCTCATCCCCACGCGCGACCGGGCCGCCGCCCTCGCGGTCACGCTGGCCGGCCTGCTGTCGCAGGACCTCACCGCCCGGCTCGTGCTGGCGGACCAGACGCCGGGCTCGAGCTCGGTCGAGCAGCCCGAGATCGCGAGCCTGCTGTCGGTGATGCGGCTGCGCGGCTGGGAGGTCGAGGTCGACCACCGGCAGGAGCCGGGGCGCGGGGTCACCGAGCAGCGCCAGCACCTCCTCGACCGGGCCCGCCGCACCTACCTGCTGATGCTCGACGACGACGTCCTGCTCGAACGCTGGGTGCTGCGCCAGCTGATCGAGGCGATGGACGTGCTCGGGTGCGGGTTCGTCGGCATGGCCCACGCCGCGGCGTCCTACCTCGACGACGTCCGGCCGGCCGAGCTAGAGACGTTCGAGCTGTGGCCGGGCGGGCAGGTCGAGCCCGAGCGGGTCCGCAAGGGCGACCCGGGCTGGGAGCGCTGGCGGCTGCACAACGCCGCGAACGTGCAGCACCTGCTCGACCGCCTCCCGCCCGGCGCGCTCGACGCCCGGGGGTGGGCCGCGTACAAGGTCGCCTGGGTCGCCGGGTGCGTGCTGTTCCGGAGCGACGCGCTGCGCGAGGTCGGCGGCTACGGCTTCTGGGCCGACCTGCCCCACAACCTCCGCGGCGAGGACGTCGTGACCCAGCTCCAGGTCGCGGAACGGTTCGGCGGCGCCGGCCTGCTGCCGTCGGGGGCCTGGCACCTGGAGCTGCCGACGTCCATCGAGGACCGCGGCGTCGACGCGTACGCGGCCGTGCTCGAGGACTGA
- a CDS encoding lipase family alpha/beta hydrolase: MLEALSPQRRRLVLGVLAVVALLVLALVVTLVVRAVTRDGPVPQDRPGPVLLVPGYGGRTASLDPLAAVLRSEGRAVTVVDLVGDGTGDLDAQADHLADVADGVLRTSGAPSVDVVGYSAGGVVVRLWVRDHGGAAQARRVLTLGSPQHGTSVAALGAEVAGGCPTACEQLLPDSPLLRRLNAGDETPSGPEWATVRSSADQVVTPTASAALDGALNVVVQDNCPDATTSHYELPADPVVAATLRSTLGAGPMASPGAAC, from the coding sequence GTGCTCGAGGCCCTCTCGCCCCAGCGACGTCGACTCGTGCTCGGCGTGCTCGCCGTCGTGGCCCTGCTCGTGCTGGCGCTCGTGGTCACGCTGGTCGTCCGGGCGGTGACCCGCGACGGGCCGGTTCCGCAGGACCGGCCGGGACCGGTGCTGCTGGTGCCCGGTTACGGCGGACGTACGGCGTCCCTCGACCCGCTCGCCGCCGTCCTCCGCTCCGAGGGGCGCGCGGTCACGGTCGTGGACCTCGTCGGGGACGGCACGGGGGACCTGGACGCGCAGGCCGACCACCTGGCCGACGTGGCCGACGGGGTGCTGCGGACGAGCGGCGCACCCTCGGTCGACGTCGTCGGCTACTCCGCCGGCGGGGTCGTCGTGCGGCTGTGGGTCCGCGACCACGGCGGTGCCGCCCAGGCGCGCCGGGTGCTGACCCTCGGGTCGCCGCAGCACGGGACGAGCGTGGCCGCGCTCGGGGCCGAGGTCGCCGGTGGCTGCCCCACCGCCTGCGAGCAGCTCCTGCCCGACAGCCCGCTGCTCCGCCGCCTCAACGCGGGCGACGAGACGCCGTCCGGGCCGGAGTGGGCGACGGTCCGGTCGAGCGCCGACCAGGTCGTCACGCCCACCGCGTCGGCGGCGCTCGACGGCGCGCTCAACGTGGTCGTGCAGGACAACTGCCCGGACGCGACGACGTCGCACTACGAGCTGCCCGCCGACCCCGTCGTGGCCGCAACCCTGCGCTCCACCCTCGGCGCCGGGCCGATGGCGTCGCCGGGTGCCGCGTGCTGA
- a CDS encoding ABC transporter permease encodes MIRVELVKLVLRPRTWVILGMLVALPTLVAILLAVTDIAPGPGEGPPFLSAVLSDGTLFPLAALGVVLPLFLPIAVSVLGGDAVAGEVQSGTLRYLLVRPASRLRLLVAKLVTVVAFVILAVIVVAVVAYVEGRLLLGTAPAAGTVSLSGSTLTPTQLAWRTALALAYMVVCMLGVAAVALFLSTVSSSSIGAALGTVGVLIGSTVLLGLDAAQGLHPFLPTRYWLAFVDLFRDPVLWGDVVRGTLVQLGYLVVFGLAAWANFATSDVDD; translated from the coding sequence GTGATCAGGGTCGAGCTGGTCAAGCTCGTCCTGCGGCCGCGCACCTGGGTGATCCTGGGCATGCTCGTCGCCCTGCCGACGCTGGTCGCGATCCTGCTCGCCGTCACCGACATCGCGCCGGGGCCGGGCGAGGGGCCGCCGTTCCTGTCCGCGGTGCTGAGCGACGGCACGCTCTTCCCGCTCGCGGCCCTCGGGGTCGTGCTCCCGCTGTTCCTGCCGATCGCGGTCTCGGTGCTCGGCGGCGACGCCGTGGCCGGCGAGGTCCAGTCCGGGACGCTGCGCTACCTGCTCGTCCGCCCGGCCAGCCGGCTACGGCTGCTGGTGGCCAAGCTCGTGACCGTCGTGGCCTTCGTGATCCTGGCGGTGATCGTGGTCGCCGTCGTCGCGTACGTCGAGGGACGGCTGCTGCTCGGCACGGCCCCCGCCGCGGGGACGGTCAGCCTCAGCGGTTCCACCCTCACCCCGACCCAGCTGGCCTGGCGCACGGCGCTCGCGCTCGCGTACATGGTCGTCTGCATGCTCGGCGTGGCCGCGGTGGCGCTGTTCCTGTCGACGGTGAGCAGCTCCTCGATCGGCGCCGCCCTCGGCACGGTCGGCGTCCTCATCGGCTCGACCGTCCTGCTCGGCCTCGACGCGGCGCAGGGCCTGCACCCCTTCCTGCCGACGCGCTACTGGCTCGCCTTCGTCGACCTGTTCCGCGACCCGGTCCTGTGGGGCGACGTGGTGCGCGGGACGCTCGTCCAGCTCGGCTACCTGGTCGTCTTCGGCCTCGCCGCCTGGGCGAACTTCGCCACCTCCGACGTGGACGATTAG
- a CDS encoding ABC transporter ATP-binding protein, whose product MSDQPVIRTRALTKRYGELRAVDAVDLEVAEGDVYGFLGANGSGKTTTVRMLLGLVLPTGGEVEVLGLPMPEARSTVLPQVGALVEGPGAYDHLSGRLNLSLLDAAGPDALPRAQRRRRIDEVLEQVGLDPGDRRPVKAYSLGMRQRLGLASALMRRPRLLVLDEPTNGLDPQGISEIRTLLLALNAAGTTIFLSSHLLAEIEQMCTTVGVLDRGRLVLQERLDTLLRPTGLVAVHSPDARAATMLLGDAVVDVDGERLLVRADDAAGLNRHLVGAGVRVARLGPYERDLEQVVLEASHVEPAPRRDRVEVLT is encoded by the coding sequence ATGAGCGACCAGCCGGTGATCAGGACCCGCGCGCTGACCAAGCGCTACGGCGAGCTGCGGGCCGTCGACGCGGTCGACCTGGAGGTCGCCGAGGGCGACGTCTACGGCTTCCTCGGCGCCAACGGGTCGGGCAAGACCACGACCGTGCGGATGCTGCTCGGGCTCGTCCTGCCGACCGGCGGCGAGGTCGAGGTGCTCGGCCTGCCGATGCCGGAGGCGCGCTCGACCGTGCTCCCGCAGGTGGGCGCGCTGGTCGAGGGGCCGGGGGCGTACGACCACCTGTCCGGCCGGCTCAACCTGTCCCTGCTCGACGCCGCGGGACCGGACGCGCTGCCGCGGGCGCAGCGCCGCCGGCGCATCGACGAGGTGCTCGAGCAGGTCGGCCTCGACCCGGGCGACCGGCGGCCGGTGAAGGCGTACTCGCTGGGCATGCGGCAGCGGCTCGGGCTCGCGTCGGCGCTGATGCGGCGACCACGGCTGCTCGTGCTGGACGAGCCCACGAACGGGCTGGACCCGCAGGGCATCAGCGAGATCCGCACGCTGCTCCTCGCGCTGAACGCCGCCGGCACGACGATCTTCCTCTCCAGCCACCTGCTCGCCGAGATCGAGCAGATGTGCACCACGGTCGGTGTGCTCGACCGGGGTCGGCTGGTCCTGCAGGAACGCCTCGACACCCTGCTCCGCCCGACCGGGCTGGTCGCGGTGCACAGCCCGGACGCGCGCGCCGCGACGATGCTGCTCGGCGACGCCGTCGTCGACGTCGACGGGGAACGGCTGCTCGTGCGCGCCGACGACGCCGCCGGGCTCAACCGGCACCTGGTCGGTGCGGGCGTCCGCGTCGCGCGGCTGGGCCCGTACGAGCGCGACCTGGAGCAGGTGGTGCTCGAGGCGAGCCACGTCGAACCGGCTCCACGGCGTGACCGGGTCGAGGTGCTGACGTGA
- a CDS encoding sigma-E factor regulatory protein RseB domain-containing protein: MRRWLVVVLAAVLLVGVPVAVRHRAPGAVAQPQAAELVARIQDSGSVGWSGRAQSRGSLQLPDNDSFATLGQLLGQQVELRAWWRGPRSWRVDRIRSTGETDTFRDGGGQVRWIFESERATFSPVSTIRLPDAVDVLPATLGRDLFQGARADEVSVIAPERVAGVDAAGLRLTPADAASTVDHVDLWADPVTGLPLRVDLYGAGAAVPALTTAFTEVTLAAPDPADVRFRAPEGVTLAYEESTDVAAAANALEQVDLPATVAGLATRDGQDPGAVGVYGRGPTTMIVFPLRGNVARPLRDQLGRNAAATQTAAGTLAPVGPISVLLTRLPGRGGGFLLAGTVTPETLTAAAAQLQEGA, encoded by the coding sequence GTGAGGCGCTGGCTCGTGGTGGTGCTGGCCGCCGTGCTCCTCGTGGGCGTCCCGGTCGCCGTGCGGCACCGCGCCCCCGGTGCCGTGGCCCAGCCCCAGGCCGCCGAGCTCGTCGCCAGGATCCAGGACTCCGGGTCGGTCGGCTGGTCGGGCCGGGCGCAGAGCCGCGGGTCGCTGCAGCTGCCCGACAACGACTCCTTCGCGACGCTGGGTCAGCTCCTCGGCCAGCAGGTGGAGCTGCGGGCGTGGTGGCGCGGGCCGCGCAGCTGGCGGGTCGACCGGATCCGCAGCACGGGCGAGACGGACACGTTCCGCGACGGGGGCGGCCAGGTCCGCTGGATCTTCGAGTCCGAGCGCGCGACGTTCTCCCCGGTCTCGACCATCCGGCTGCCGGACGCCGTCGACGTCCTGCCCGCGACGCTGGGGCGCGACCTGTTCCAGGGTGCGCGTGCCGACGAGGTGAGCGTGATCGCTCCCGAGCGCGTCGCCGGGGTGGACGCCGCCGGTCTCCGCCTGACCCCGGCGGACGCCGCGAGCACGGTCGACCACGTCGACCTGTGGGCCGACCCCGTCACCGGCCTGCCGCTGCGGGTCGACCTCTACGGGGCGGGTGCCGCTGTGCCCGCCCTCACCACCGCCTTCACCGAGGTCACGCTGGCGGCCCCGGACCCGGCGGACGTCCGGTTCCGCGCGCCCGAGGGCGTGACGCTGGCGTACGAGGAGTCCACGGACGTGGCCGCCGCCGCCAACGCGCTCGAGCAGGTCGACCTGCCGGCCACGGTCGCCGGGCTCGCCACCCGCGACGGCCAGGACCCGGGGGCCGTCGGCGTCTACGGGCGTGGGCCCACGACCATGATCGTCTTCCCGCTGCGCGGGAACGTCGCGCGCCCGTTGCGCGACCAGCTCGGCCGCAACGCCGCGGCCACGCAGACCGCCGCCGGGACCCTGGCGCCGGTCGGTCCCATCAGCGTCCTGCTCACGCGCCTGCCCGGGCGCGGGGGCGGCTTCCTGCTGGCCGGGACCGTGACCCCCGAGACGTTGACCGCTGCGGCCGCGCAGCTCCAGGAGGGCGCATGA